CACCGGGACCAAAAGTCCGCGGTCAGTATCCACAGCAAATGCCACATTGATATCTTCCAGGATTTCGATCTTGGTGCCGTCCTGGCTCAGCCGGGCATTCATATAAGGTGTTTCCTTGAGAGCATGGGCCACGATCAGGCCTATCATCTCATTGAAACCGGGTTTATAACCCCAGGCCTCGGATTTCTCCGCTTTCAACTTTGTGCGGAAGCGAACCAGTTCAGTCACATCAACTTCTGTCACCAGGGTCACACGGGCGGTCAATTGGTCGCTCATGCCCATCCGGTCGAAGATGATCTTGCGGACGCCGGAGACCGGTTTGGTGTTCAGAGCCTTGTTATAGGCATAGGGAATTTCGGCTGCAACAGCGGCGGCTGGTGCGGCTGATGCCACAGGGCCGGCTGCCATTCGCTGGCGGATTGCTTCTTCAACATCTTCACGGGTGATCGTGCCTTTGGGGCCGGTACCGGTCACACCGGAGAGGTCGAGATTCATTTCCGCAGCCAATTTCGCTGCAATAGGTGTTGCCGATTTGGCGTTCTTTTCAAGATAAGCCGTTACGTCGCTCTCGGTCACCCGAACGCCTTCACCGCCGGTCGGAGCCACTTTGGAGAGATCAACGCCCTTGGCCGCAGCCAATTTCTTGGCGCGAGGGGAAGCGAAAACCTTAGCGCGTGAGGCAGCAACTGCCATTTCGGCTGGCTTTTCTTCTTCAACTGGCTCTTCTGCTTTTGGCGCTTCTTCTTCCGCCTTAGCAGCTTCACCATCAGGTGAAATCACAGATACACTGGGGGAGAAGGAGTCATCCTTCTTGCCAATGGTGGCAATAACGCTTAGGACAGGCACCACCTGGCCCTTTTCAAAGGGTCCAAAATGGACATAGCCCTTGCCATTGGCTTCCACCGTGAAGATAGCTTTATCCGTCTCAACTTCCATCACTGGATCGCCGAAGTCAACTTTGTCGCCTTCTTGGATCAGCCAGTTGATAAGAGTCACTTCTTCAACAGTCTGCCCCATTTTAGGGATGAATAAATCAGTTGCCATTATTAGCTCATCACCTTCCTGCAGGCATCAATAATGCGCTGCGTATTCGGGATGGTCAGATCTTCAAGAACCTCGGCCCGTGGAACGGGAATGTTCAGGGAAGCAACCCGGACCATCGGAGCATCCAGATAATCGAAAGCTTCTTCATTGACTCGAGCCATAATTTCGTTGATGAAGCTGGTGTTTTCATAAGCTTCAGTGACGCCCACCAAACGACCGGTCTTCTTCACTGATTCTATCACTGTGTCCATATCGAGGGGCATCAGGGTCCGCAGGTCAACCACTTCCACATCATAGCCTTCCTTCGCCAGGACTTCAGCAGCTTCCAGGGCACGCAGCACCATGCGAGAATAGGTCACGATGGTCAGGTCTTTACCTTCGCGTTTCACATCGGCCACACCAAAGGGGATCTTGTATTCACCTTCGGGGACGGGGCCCTTTTCCTTATAGAGCATCTTGTGCTCAATGA
This Chloroflexota bacterium DNA region includes the following protein-coding sequences:
- a CDS encoding 2-oxo acid dehydrogenase subunit E2, which translates into the protein MATDLFIPKMGQTVEEVTLINWLIQEGDKVDFGDPVMEVETDKAIFTVEANGKGYVHFGPFEKGQVVPVLSVIATIGKKDDSFSPSVSVISPDGEAAKAEEEAPKAEEPVEEEKPAEMAVAASRAKVFASPRAKKLAAAKGVDLSKVAPTGGEGVRVTESDVTAYLEKNAKSATPIAAKLAAEMNLDLSGVTGTGPKGTITREDVEEAIRQRMAAGPVASAAPAAAVAAEIPYAYNKALNTKPVSGVRKIIFDRMGMSDQLTARVTLVTEVDVTELVRFRTKLKAEKSEAWGYKPGFNEMIGLIVAHALKETPYMNARLSQDGTKIEILEDINVAFAVDTDRGLLVPVVKKADQMELKDLGARFHHLVDAAKSGRISPDDLVGGTFTITNLGSYGVDAFTPVINLPELAILGLGRIQEKIVPVNGQAEIRKMMTLSLVFDHRLVDGAPAAKFLQTVRELLEDPIMIFV